From a single Nocardioides panacis genomic region:
- a CDS encoding fructosamine kinase family protein, with translation MARLGGVAHRAETLLGTAVVATTPVAGGDICTATRLRLSNGTSALIKTRPHAPADFFRTEAAGLRWLAEAGGVGTPQVLAVEDDCLIVAWIEASRPTTDGAEAFGRQLAATHRAGADGFGTGSGTDGYIGTLPLPNRGAPTWPEFFATRRVLPYLKLASDRGGISAADAGAVERVVRRIVDLAGPDEPPARLHGDLWSGNLVWGLGARVWLIDPAAHGGHRETDLAMLSLFGCPQLPRVLEAYAEVSPLADGWQDRVALHQLFPLLVHACHFGSGSGGSGYGARAGDAARSLL, from the coding sequence GTGGCACGGCTGGGCGGGGTCGCGCACCGGGCGGAGACGCTGCTCGGGACCGCCGTCGTGGCCACCACGCCGGTGGCCGGCGGGGACATCTGCACCGCCACCCGGCTCCGGTTGTCGAACGGCACCTCCGCGCTGATCAAGACCCGGCCGCACGCGCCGGCCGACTTCTTCCGGACCGAGGCCGCGGGCCTGCGCTGGCTGGCCGAGGCCGGCGGCGTGGGCACGCCGCAGGTGCTCGCCGTCGAGGACGACTGCCTGATCGTCGCGTGGATCGAGGCCAGCCGGCCCACCACCGACGGCGCCGAGGCGTTCGGCCGCCAGCTCGCCGCCACCCACCGGGCCGGGGCCGACGGGTTCGGCACCGGGTCCGGCACCGACGGCTACATCGGCACGCTGCCGCTGCCCAACCGCGGCGCCCCCACCTGGCCGGAGTTCTTCGCGACCCGCCGGGTGCTGCCCTACCTCAAGCTCGCCAGCGACCGGGGCGGGATCTCCGCGGCCGACGCCGGCGCGGTGGAGCGGGTGGTGCGCCGGATCGTCGACCTCGCCGGCCCCGACGAGCCGCCGGCCCGGCTGCACGGCGACCTCTGGTCCGGCAACCTCGTGTGGGGCCTGGGCGCCCGGGTCTGGCTGATCGACCCCGCGGCGCACGGCGGGCACCGGGAGACCGACCTGGCGATGCTCAGCCTGTTCGGCTGCCCACAGCTGCCCCGGGTGCTGGAGGCCTACGCCGAGGTGAGCCCGCTCGCCGACGGCTGGCAGGACCGGGTCGCGCTGCACCAGCTGTTCCCGCTGCTGGTGCACGCCTGCCACTTCGGGTCCGGCTCCGGCGGCAGCGGGTACGGCGCCCGGGCGGGCGACGCGGCGCGCAGCCTGCTCTGA
- a CDS encoding low molecular weight protein-tyrosine-phosphatase has translation MTAALPAPTRPGGAPYRVAVVCLGNICRSPMADVVLTDRVDAAGLGDRVEVVSAGTGGWHVGGPMDRRAAALLTTHGYDASRHVAQQFGPEWFAETDLVLAMDADNYADIVAQGPDATVRMFRDFDPRAGEHDRDVPDPYFGGDDGFAAVLAMVERTCDALVAALDAALRGARPVAVEPGD, from the coding sequence GTGACGGCCGCCCTCCCCGCGCCGACCCGGCCCGGCGGTGCGCCGTACCGCGTGGCGGTGGTGTGCCTGGGCAACATCTGCCGCTCGCCGATGGCCGACGTGGTGCTCACCGACCGGGTCGACGCGGCCGGGCTGGGCGACCGCGTGGAGGTGGTCAGCGCGGGCACCGGCGGCTGGCACGTCGGCGGCCCGATGGACCGGCGGGCCGCGGCGCTGCTGACCACGCACGGGTACGACGCCTCGCGGCACGTCGCACAGCAGTTCGGGCCGGAGTGGTTCGCCGAGACCGACCTGGTGCTGGCCATGGACGCCGACAACTACGCCGACATCGTCGCGCAGGGACCGGACGCGACCGTGCGGATGTTCCGCGACTTCGACCCGCGCGCCGGCGAGCACGACCGGGACGTGCCGGACCCCTACTTCGGCGGCGACGACGGCTTCGCCGCGGTGCTGGCGATGGTCGAGCGGACCTGCGACGCCCTGGTCGCGGCGCTGGACGCGGCGCTGCGCGGGGCCCGGCCCGTCGCGGTGGAGCCGGGCGACTGA
- a CDS encoding phage holin family protein, translated as MSFLMRVVVNAVAIAAAAWLLAGIRLTDAGRGDQLLTLLVVGVLFGVVNAVVRPVVKFFSFPFILLTLGLLIFVINALMLMLTGWLSEQLGLGFSVDGFWTAIVGALIISVVSWCLELVLPGDR; from the coding sequence GTGAGCTTCCTGATGCGGGTCGTGGTGAACGCCGTCGCGATCGCGGCCGCCGCCTGGCTGCTGGCCGGCATCCGGCTGACCGACGCCGGCCGGGGCGACCAGCTGCTGACCCTGCTCGTGGTCGGCGTGCTGTTCGGCGTGGTGAACGCCGTGGTCCGGCCGGTGGTGAAGTTCTTCTCCTTCCCCTTCATCCTGCTCACGCTCGGGCTGCTGATCTTCGTGATCAACGCGCTGATGCTGATGCTCACCGGCTGGCTCTCCGAGCAGCTCGGCCTGGGCTTCTCGGTGGACGGCTTCTGGACCGCGATCGTCGGCGCCCTGATCATCAGCGTGGTCAGCTGGTGCCTCGAGCTCGTCCTGCCGGGTGACCGGTGA
- a CDS encoding GntR family transcriptional regulator: MNPFETLSLEHSSTVDRVAEELRRALFDGEVEAGTPLREVALAGAMGVSRSTIREALGVLVAEGLATRTPNRGVHVTEPDPASVHDVSAARLVLEVAGVHRWAEAGEEAREACRRALRDFAEAAGSGASPAELTAAHLAIHRSFVGLTGSTRLVALAESLTSEIRLALAKVDRIRRNAGDQVHSHTTLVDLLEAGRLDEAAAELTRHLEHAETSMLTALDLA, translated from the coding sequence GTGAACCCGTTCGAGACGCTCAGCCTGGAGCACTCCTCGACCGTCGACCGGGTCGCCGAGGAGCTGCGCCGGGCACTGTTCGACGGCGAGGTCGAGGCCGGTACGCCGCTGCGGGAGGTCGCGCTGGCCGGCGCCATGGGGGTGTCCCGCTCGACGATCCGCGAGGCGCTCGGCGTGCTGGTGGCCGAGGGGCTCGCCACCCGGACCCCCAACCGCGGCGTGCACGTCACCGAGCCCGACCCCGCCTCCGTGCACGACGTGTCCGCCGCCCGGCTGGTGCTCGAGGTGGCCGGGGTGCACCGGTGGGCCGAGGCCGGGGAGGAGGCCCGGGAGGCCTGCCGCCGGGCGCTGCGCGACTTCGCCGAGGCGGCCGGCTCCGGGGCCAGCCCGGCCGAGCTGACCGCCGCCCACCTGGCCATCCACCGCTCGTTCGTCGGCCTCACCGGGTCCACCCGGCTGGTCGCGCTGGCCGAGTCCCTGACCTCCGAGATCCGGCTCGCGCTGGCCAAGGTCGACCGGATCCGGCGCAACGCCGGCGACCAGGTGCACTCCCACACCACGCTGGTCGACCTGCTCGAGGCCGGCCGGCTCGACGAGGCGGCCGCCGAGCTGACCCGGCACCTCGAGCACGCCGAGACCTCGATGCTCACCGCCCTCGACCTGGCCTGA
- a CDS encoding dimethylarginine dimethylaminohydrolase family protein, which produces MEQHTLSWGRRYLMVEPDHFRVDYAINPYMDVRDQPDPALSREQWRGLVEAIRSAGGEVEVLGQRADSPDMVYAMNLGLVVDGGPAGADRRVVHSHMRHPERRRETRTAQPWFAAHGFAGTYVGRDGVGAHFEAGDAFAWRDALVVGYGPRTEELGLKHLATELDVRVRGLRITHPGMYHLDLAFCPLDETRAMVCPSALDEASAAALLALVPEPLVLTEEEALTFCANSIVVGSTVLMPAVPDRVRAQLEDWGFEVVLVDVGEFHKGGGSVRCLTNPLDVVRGRDLPRVAGGEVLLP; this is translated from the coding sequence ATGGAGCAGCACACCCTGAGCTGGGGCCGGCGCTACCTGATGGTGGAGCCGGACCACTTCCGCGTGGACTACGCGATCAACCCCTACATGGACGTCCGCGACCAGCCCGACCCGGCGCTCTCCCGTGAGCAGTGGCGCGGGCTCGTCGAGGCGATCCGGTCCGCCGGCGGCGAGGTCGAGGTGCTCGGCCAGCGCGCCGACAGCCCCGACATGGTCTACGCGATGAACCTCGGCCTGGTGGTCGACGGCGGCCCCGCCGGGGCGGACCGGCGGGTCGTGCACTCGCACATGCGCCACCCCGAGCGCCGCCGCGAGACGCGGACCGCGCAGCCGTGGTTCGCCGCGCACGGCTTCGCCGGGACGTACGTCGGGCGGGACGGCGTCGGCGCGCACTTCGAGGCCGGCGACGCCTTCGCCTGGCGCGACGCGCTCGTCGTGGGCTACGGCCCGCGCACCGAGGAGCTCGGTCTCAAGCACCTGGCCACCGAGCTGGACGTCCGGGTCCGCGGGCTGCGGATCACGCACCCGGGGATGTACCACCTCGACCTGGCGTTCTGCCCGCTCGACGAGACCCGCGCGATGGTCTGCCCGTCCGCGCTCGACGAGGCCTCCGCCGCGGCGCTGCTGGCCCTGGTGCCCGAGCCGCTGGTGCTCACCGAGGAGGAGGCGCTGACGTTCTGCGCCAACTCGATCGTGGTCGGCTCGACCGTGCTGATGCCCGCCGTGCCGGACCGGGTCCGCGCGCAGCTGGAGGACTGGGGCTTCGAGGTCGTGCTGGTCGACGTCGGCGAGTTCCACAAGGGCGGCGGCTCGGTCCGCTGCCTGACCAACCCGCTCGACGTGGTCCGGGGCCGCGACCTGCCCCGCGTCGCCGGCGGCGAGGTGCTGCTGCCCTGA
- a CDS encoding EamA family transporter produces the protein MQPRSPAVGLALVVVGSALFIQNAGVSRVALRAGVDPVALTTLRVSGTFAVLLLVAVLFRRDALRPPPGRLGLLVVAHGLLGVAALQWTYFVAIDRLPVGMALLLEYQAPILVALWARFVQHERVRPRLWGGLALAWGGLAAATGIWRGLVLDGVGVLAGLGAAVCFAAYFLIGEHGVGRLDPLRVILWSFGVAAVGLNVVHPLTGTRWGLLGTHAPLLGRLAGASAPVWAVLAWIVVVGTLLPFGLTLLALRHLSATTVTMVAMLEPIGVSALGWVWFAETLDAVALAGGVAVVAGIVVAQSARRTVRVEPPHLV, from the coding sequence ATGCAGCCCCGCAGCCCCGCCGTCGGCCTCGCCCTCGTGGTGGTCGGGTCGGCCCTGTTCATCCAGAACGCCGGGGTGTCCCGGGTCGCCCTGCGTGCCGGGGTCGACCCGGTGGCGCTGACCACCCTGCGGGTCAGCGGCACGTTCGCGGTGCTGCTGCTGGTCGCCGTGCTGTTCCGCCGGGACGCGCTGCGCCCACCGCCCGGGCGGCTCGGCCTGCTCGTCGTCGCGCACGGGCTGCTGGGCGTCGCGGCCCTGCAGTGGACCTACTTCGTGGCGATCGACCGGCTGCCGGTCGGGATGGCCCTGCTGCTGGAGTACCAGGCACCGATCCTGGTGGCCCTGTGGGCGCGCTTCGTGCAGCACGAGCGGGTCCGCCCGCGGCTGTGGGGCGGCCTCGCGCTGGCCTGGGGCGGGCTGGCCGCGGCCACCGGCATCTGGCGCGGCCTCGTGCTCGACGGGGTCGGCGTGCTCGCGGGCCTCGGCGCGGCGGTCTGCTTCGCGGCGTACTTCCTGATCGGGGAGCACGGCGTGGGGCGGCTCGACCCGTTGCGGGTGATCCTCTGGTCGTTCGGGGTCGCCGCCGTCGGCCTCAACGTGGTGCACCCGCTGACCGGCACCCGCTGGGGCCTGCTCGGCACGCACGCCCCGCTGCTCGGCCGGCTGGCCGGCGCCAGCGCACCCGTGTGGGCGGTGCTGGCCTGGATCGTCGTGGTGGGCACGCTGCTGCCCTTCGGGCTGACCCTGCTGGCCCTGCGGCACCTGTCGGCCACCACCGTGACGATGGTCGCGATGCTCGAGCCGATCGGGGTCAGCGCGCTGGGCTGGGTCTGGTTCGCGGAGACGCTCGACGCGGTCGCGCTGGCGGGCGGCGTGGCCGTGGTCGCGGGCATCGTCGTGGCCCAGAGCGCCCGCCGGACCGTCCGGGTCGAACCACCCCACCTCGTGTGA
- the hisC gene encoding histidinol-phosphate transaminase — MTTSPSAAPGPQVRQVVRDLPAYVPGRPPAPRPGVTTYKLSSNENPHDPLPGVLEAAVEAAGRMNRYPDMGCTELYAALADRLEVPVTRLAAGTGSVAVLYHLLQAFCEPGDEVVYAWRSFEAYPIAVAVPGAVSVQVPLTADARHDLDAMAAAVTDRTKVVIVCSPNNPTGPSVRRAELEAFLDRVPPHVVVVLDEAYREFVRDQDPFDGVEVHRSRPNVVAMRTFAKAYGLAGFRVGYVVAAEPIAAAVRACALPFGVSSVAQAAAVASLAREPELFARVEALVAERARVAGTLREQGWDVPDAQGNFVWLPLGDRATDFAAAAERAGVMVRPFAGDGVRVSIGEPAGNDVLLEVAAAFRA; from the coding sequence ATGACGACGAGCCCCTCCGCCGCACCCGGTCCGCAGGTCCGCCAGGTCGTCCGGGACCTCCCGGCCTACGTCCCGGGCCGCCCGCCCGCGCCGCGGCCGGGCGTCACGACGTACAAGCTGTCCTCCAACGAGAACCCCCACGACCCGCTGCCCGGGGTGCTCGAGGCGGCCGTCGAGGCGGCCGGGCGGATGAACCGCTACCCGGACATGGGCTGCACCGAGCTGTACGCCGCGCTCGCCGACCGGCTCGAGGTGCCGGTCACGCGCCTCGCCGCGGGCACCGGGTCGGTCGCCGTGCTCTACCACCTGCTCCAGGCGTTCTGCGAGCCCGGCGACGAGGTCGTCTACGCCTGGCGCTCCTTCGAGGCCTACCCGATCGCGGTCGCGGTCCCCGGCGCGGTCTCCGTGCAGGTCCCGCTGACCGCGGACGCCCGGCACGACCTCGACGCGATGGCCGCGGCGGTCACCGACCGCACGAAGGTGGTCATCGTCTGCAGCCCGAACAACCCCACCGGCCCGTCGGTCCGACGCGCCGAGCTCGAGGCGTTCCTGGACCGGGTGCCGCCGCACGTCGTGGTGGTGCTCGACGAGGCCTACCGCGAGTTCGTCCGCGACCAGGACCCCTTCGACGGGGTCGAGGTGCACCGCTCGCGCCCCAACGTCGTGGCGATGCGCACCTTCGCCAAGGCCTACGGCCTGGCCGGCTTCCGGGTCGGGTACGTCGTCGCGGCCGAGCCGATCGCGGCCGCCGTACGCGCCTGCGCCCTGCCGTTCGGCGTCTCGTCGGTCGCGCAGGCGGCGGCCGTCGCGTCGCTGGCCCGCGAACCCGAGCTGTTCGCGCGGGTCGAGGCGCTCGTCGCCGAGCGCGCCCGGGTGGCCGGGACACTGCGCGAGCAGGGCTGGGACGTCCCCGACGCCCAGGGCAACTTCGTCTGGCTGCCGCTCGGCGACCGGGCCACCGACTTCGCCGCCGCCGCCGAGCGGGCCGGGGTGATGGTGCGCCCGTTCGCCGGCGACGGGGTCCGGGTCAGCATCGGCGAGCCCGCGGGCAACGACGTGCTCCTCGAGGTCGCGGCGGCGTTCCGGGCCTGA
- a CDS encoding ABC transporter ATP-binding protein, whose translation MTDAPAETAGPNDHPPAGVGSLWRLRGYLRPHLRALVIMATTALSGVGLTIAIPLVTRAMIDGPIADRDLSALLPLGLLALALGVLEAVLIFIRRWVQSNAVLGVETTMRHDLYARLQQLPMAFHGQWQSGQLLSRVTNDLSSIRRFFGFGLLFLVMNVLQLVVVTLVLLKMYWPLGLVVAAAALPIIALSNRFERTYVLVSRRVQDQQGDLATAAEEGAVGFRVIKSFGRGPFVAGRYNDSARTLYDTSMDKVRLSAKFWTFLEVIPNFAVVVVLLFGALGVGRGDLTPGTLVAFITLMLSLVWPIASLGYILAMAQEAMTAGARINEIFDTEPSIVSGAHVIERPRGHLRLEGVGFAFPDQPDEPVLHDVNLEVAPGETVAIVGATGSGKTTLTALVPRLYDVTAGRITVDGIDVRDLELGNLRQIVATAFEEPTLFSMSARENLLLGRRDATEADVHAAVEVAQAQFVHDLPWGLDTRIGEQGMSLSGGQRQRLALARAVLAQPRILVLDDTLSALDVHTEKLVEEALRRVLADATGIVVAHRASTVLLADKVALLQDGTITHVGDHSELLATVPAYRELLAADADLEEVGA comes from the coding sequence ATGACGGACGCACCAGCCGAGACAGCCGGCCCGAACGACCATCCCCCGGCAGGCGTGGGGTCGCTGTGGCGGCTCCGCGGCTACCTGCGACCGCACCTGCGCGCGCTGGTCATCATGGCCACCACCGCGCTCTCCGGGGTCGGCCTGACGATCGCGATCCCGCTCGTCACCCGGGCGATGATCGACGGCCCGATCGCGGACCGGGACCTCAGCGCGCTGCTGCCGCTCGGCCTGCTGGCCCTGGCGCTCGGCGTCCTCGAGGCGGTGCTGATCTTCATCCGCCGCTGGGTGCAGTCCAACGCGGTGCTCGGCGTCGAGACGACCATGCGCCACGACCTCTACGCCCGGCTCCAGCAGCTCCCGATGGCCTTCCACGGCCAGTGGCAGTCCGGCCAGCTGCTCTCCCGGGTCACCAACGACCTCTCGAGCATCCGGCGGTTCTTCGGCTTCGGGCTGCTGTTCCTGGTGATGAACGTGCTCCAGCTGGTCGTGGTCACCCTCGTGCTGCTCAAGATGTACTGGCCGCTCGGTCTCGTCGTCGCGGCCGCCGCGCTGCCGATCATCGCGCTGTCCAACCGCTTCGAGCGCACGTACGTCCTGGTCTCCCGCCGGGTCCAGGACCAGCAGGGCGACCTCGCGACCGCGGCCGAGGAGGGCGCGGTCGGCTTCCGGGTGATCAAGAGCTTCGGCCGGGGGCCGTTCGTCGCCGGGCGCTACAACGACTCCGCGCGCACCCTCTACGACACCTCCATGGACAAGGTGCGGCTCTCCGCGAAGTTCTGGACCTTCCTCGAGGTGATCCCCAACTTCGCCGTGGTGGTGGTGCTGCTGTTCGGCGCCCTCGGCGTCGGCCGGGGTGACCTCACCCCCGGCACCCTGGTCGCCTTCATCACGCTGATGCTCTCGCTGGTCTGGCCGATCGCCTCGCTGGGCTACATCCTCGCGATGGCGCAGGAGGCGATGACGGCGGGAGCCCGGATCAACGAGATCTTCGACACCGAGCCCTCCATCGTGTCCGGCGCGCACGTCATCGAGCGGCCCCGCGGGCACCTGCGTCTGGAGGGCGTCGGCTTCGCCTTCCCCGACCAGCCCGACGAGCCGGTGCTGCACGACGTGAACCTCGAGGTGGCGCCCGGCGAGACGGTCGCCATCGTCGGTGCCACCGGCTCCGGCAAGACCACGCTGACCGCCCTGGTCCCGCGGCTCTACGACGTGACGGCCGGGCGCATCACGGTCGACGGGATCGACGTACGCGACCTGGAGCTGGGGAACCTGCGGCAGATCGTGGCGACCGCCTTCGAGGAGCCCACGCTGTTCTCGATGAGCGCGCGGGAGAACCTCCTGCTCGGCCGCCGCGACGCGACCGAGGCCGACGTGCACGCGGCCGTCGAGGTGGCCCAGGCGCAGTTCGTCCACGACCTGCCGTGGGGGCTGGACACCCGCATCGGCGAGCAGGGCATGTCCCTGTCCGGCGGGCAGCGCCAGCGCCTCGCGCTGGCTCGCGCGGTGCTCGCCCAGCCGCGGATCCTGGTGCTCGACGACACCCTGTCCGCGCTCGACGTGCACACCGAGAAGCTCGTCGAGGAGGCGCTGCGCCGGGTGCTGGCCGACGCGACCGGCATCGTCGTCGCGCACCGCGCCTCGACCGTGCTGCTCGCCGACAAGGTGGCCCTGCTCCAGGACGGCACGATCACCCACGTCGGTGACCACAGCGAGCTGCTCGCCACGGTCCCGGCCTACCGCGAGCTGCTCGCGGCCGACGCGGACCTCGAGGAGGTGGGCGCATGA